Proteins encoded in a region of the Quercus lobata isolate SW786 chromosome 8, ValleyOak3.0 Primary Assembly, whole genome shotgun sequence genome:
- the LOC115955452 gene encoding uncharacterized protein LOC115955452 isoform X1, which yields MSTSSRFLFSNGVVLHSSDVPPITTFLESHPGAYTTTRTHNNASCLLFWERHVKRLAESIRILSNSTPQLLFKQNNSSMIMHSLPQFTMGPFRALVNDSMSKMLPIAMKERRSDGEELSVTTLVSGNIERLSGIGNVDDDDDGRVCQALDVYVYVGSYVVPAFGVRGNGARLAVVGRGRDVANAKYSDWVRLRKPLEKLRPFAVTELLLSNDGDQILEGCVTNFFVVCRKDIDEAKRDYLNDRNDTCAFEVQTAPIGDGVLPGIIRQIVIEVCLSKGISFREVAPSWSKHETWEEAFITNSLRHLQHVETILVPSSWESIISKTRVEISWEEKQFKQDGPGMITSLIQKEIMERAILEGFPLCDAV from the exons ATGAGTACCAGTTCGAGGTTTCTGTTCAGCAACGGCGTCGTATTGCACTCCTCCGACGTTCCTCCCATAACAACTTTCCTCGAATCACATCCAG gcGCTTACACTACCACTCGAACTCACAACAATGCCTCGTGCCTTTTGTTCTGGGAAAGGCACGTGAAAAGGCTAGCTGAGTCGATAAGAATTCTATCGAATTCGACTCCACAGCTTTTGTTCAAACAAAACAATAGTAGTATGATTATGCATTCACTGCCGCAATTTACAATGGGTCCATTTCGGGCGCTTGTTAACGATTCGATGAGTAAAATGTTGCCAATTGCGATGAAGGAGAGGAGGAGTGATGGGGAGGAATTGTCGGTTACCACGCTTGTTAGTGGGAATATTGAGAGATTGAGTGGAATAGGGAAtgtggatgatgatgatgatggaagAGTGTGTCAAGCTCTtgatgtgtatgtttatgttggGAGTTATGTGGTTCCTGCATTTGGGGTTCGAGGAAATGGTGCTCGTTTGGCCGTGGTGGGTCGCGGGAGGGATGTGGCGAATGCTAAGTACTCGGATTGGGTGAG GCTTAGGAAGCCTCTTGAAAAGTTGAGGCCTTTTGCAGTGACTGAGCTCTTGTTGTCAAATGATGGTGATCAGATACTTGAAGGATGTGTTACAAACTTTTTCGTTGTTTGTCGAAAG GATATTGATGAAGCTAAAAGAGACTACTTGAATGACCGCAATGATACATGTGCTTTTGAAGTACAAACGGCTCCTATTGGTGATGGTGTCCTTCCTGGAATTATTCGCCAAATAGTTATTGA AGTATGCTTGAGCAAGGGAATCTCATTTCGGGAAGTTGCACCTTCTTGGTCAAAGCATGAAACTTGGGAAGAAGCATTCATCAcaa ATAGCTTGAGACATTTGCAACATGTGGAGACAATATTAGTTCCAAGTTCTTGGGAATCAATTATTTCAAAAACTCGGGTGGAGATATCATGGGAAGAGAAGCAATTCAAG cAGGATGGTCCCGGGATGATCACCTCATTAATTCAG AAAGAGATCATGGAGAGAGCAATTCTAGAAGGTTTTCCGTTATGTGATGCTGTATGA
- the LOC115955452 gene encoding uncharacterized protein LOC115955452 isoform X2, translating to MSTSSRFLFSNGVVLHSSDVPPITTFLESHPGAYTTTRTHNNASCLLFWERHVKRLAESIRILSNSTPQLLFKQNNSSMIMHSLPQFTMGPFRALVNDSMSKMLPIAMKERRSDGEELSVTTLVSGNIERLSGIGNVDDDDDGRVCQALDVYVYVGSYVVPAFGVRGNGARLAVVGRGRDVANAKYSDWVRLRKPLEKLRPFAVTELLLSNDGDQILEGCVTNFFVVCRKDIDEAKRDYLNDRNDTCAFEVQTAPIGDGVLPGIIRQIVIEVCLSKGISFREVAPSWSKHETWEEAFITNSLRHLQHVETILVPSSWESIISKTRVEISWEEKQFKDGPGMITSLIQKEIMERAILEGFPLCDAV from the exons ATGAGTACCAGTTCGAGGTTTCTGTTCAGCAACGGCGTCGTATTGCACTCCTCCGACGTTCCTCCCATAACAACTTTCCTCGAATCACATCCAG gcGCTTACACTACCACTCGAACTCACAACAATGCCTCGTGCCTTTTGTTCTGGGAAAGGCACGTGAAAAGGCTAGCTGAGTCGATAAGAATTCTATCGAATTCGACTCCACAGCTTTTGTTCAAACAAAACAATAGTAGTATGATTATGCATTCACTGCCGCAATTTACAATGGGTCCATTTCGGGCGCTTGTTAACGATTCGATGAGTAAAATGTTGCCAATTGCGATGAAGGAGAGGAGGAGTGATGGGGAGGAATTGTCGGTTACCACGCTTGTTAGTGGGAATATTGAGAGATTGAGTGGAATAGGGAAtgtggatgatgatgatgatggaagAGTGTGTCAAGCTCTtgatgtgtatgtttatgttggGAGTTATGTGGTTCCTGCATTTGGGGTTCGAGGAAATGGTGCTCGTTTGGCCGTGGTGGGTCGCGGGAGGGATGTGGCGAATGCTAAGTACTCGGATTGGGTGAG GCTTAGGAAGCCTCTTGAAAAGTTGAGGCCTTTTGCAGTGACTGAGCTCTTGTTGTCAAATGATGGTGATCAGATACTTGAAGGATGTGTTACAAACTTTTTCGTTGTTTGTCGAAAG GATATTGATGAAGCTAAAAGAGACTACTTGAATGACCGCAATGATACATGTGCTTTTGAAGTACAAACGGCTCCTATTGGTGATGGTGTCCTTCCTGGAATTATTCGCCAAATAGTTATTGA AGTATGCTTGAGCAAGGGAATCTCATTTCGGGAAGTTGCACCTTCTTGGTCAAAGCATGAAACTTGGGAAGAAGCATTCATCAcaa ATAGCTTGAGACATTTGCAACATGTGGAGACAATATTAGTTCCAAGTTCTTGGGAATCAATTATTTCAAAAACTCGGGTGGAGATATCATGGGAAGAGAAGCAATTCAAG GATGGTCCCGGGATGATCACCTCATTAATTCAG AAAGAGATCATGGAGAGAGCAATTCTAGAAGGTTTTCCGTTATGTGATGCTGTATGA